In Virgibacillus sp. NKC19-16, a single genomic region encodes these proteins:
- a CDS encoding fatty acyl-CoA synthetase — MNRETNVHDGLGKMLERAGRNTLGDLLARTRDRMPDKFAFAYNEQRLNYAELDNMVNQTAHAFQMNGMKKGDMITVMSKNSLDFVVVNFALARIGAVMIPINYMLTTEDVQYILEHAEVSGFIASKEYASLLDHSAGRLDIKHRYLMEVSAAYVGELTEWTPLATARTGQPTDFVDAEIADDDLAQVLYTSGTESRPKGVMLSHKSIISEYVSSIVDGKMDPADVAIHALPFYHSAQLHVFLGPSVYVGSSGIILGAASPELILKTIEEEGATQLFCPPTVWIGLLRHPDFEKRDLSTLEKCYYGAAIMPREILKELAERLPNARFWNFYGQTEVAPLATALQPEDQLRKLGSAGVATLNVQTKIVDDEDIEVSRGEIGEIVHRTPHAMKGYLHDPEKTAQAFKNGWLHSGDLGVMDDEGYVTIVDRKKDMINTGGVNVSSREVEEAIYQLDGVSEVAVVSIPDTYWVEAVTAIIILKEGATLSEDEVIDFCKGKLSKFKVPKRVDFTDELPKNPSGKVMKRALRDQYGDLGGK; from the coding sequence ATGAACAGAGAAACAAATGTACATGATGGGCTTGGCAAGATGTTGGAAAGGGCAGGTCGTAATACATTAGGGGATTTACTGGCAAGAACCCGAGATCGAATGCCGGATAAATTTGCATTCGCTTACAATGAGCAACGCCTTAATTATGCGGAACTGGATAACATGGTTAACCAGACGGCACATGCTTTTCAAATGAATGGGATGAAAAAAGGCGATATGATAACAGTTATGTCTAAAAACAGCTTGGATTTTGTTGTGGTGAATTTTGCCCTGGCACGCATTGGCGCGGTCATGATCCCAATCAACTATATGCTTACAACAGAAGATGTTCAGTATATTTTGGAGCACGCCGAAGTTAGCGGATTCATTGCCTCTAAGGAATATGCTTCTTTACTTGATCATTCAGCTGGGAGATTGGACATAAAACATCGCTATTTGATGGAAGTTTCTGCTGCCTATGTTGGTGAGCTCACCGAATGGACACCATTAGCTACCGCGCGCACCGGTCAGCCAACAGATTTTGTTGATGCGGAAATTGCTGACGATGACCTTGCTCAAGTGTTGTATACAAGTGGTACGGAATCGCGGCCAAAAGGCGTGATGCTTTCCCATAAGAGTATTATTAGCGAATATGTGAGTTCTATTGTTGACGGGAAAATGGATCCAGCTGATGTAGCGATTCATGCATTGCCGTTTTATCATAGTGCACAGCTTCATGTGTTTCTTGGTCCAAGTGTATATGTCGGTTCAAGTGGGATCATTCTGGGCGCTGCAAGTCCTGAGCTGATTTTGAAAACAATTGAAGAAGAAGGAGCGACGCAACTATTTTGCCCGCCGACAGTGTGGATTGGGCTGCTTCGTCATCCGGATTTTGAAAAACGTGATTTATCAACATTGGAAAAATGCTATTATGGAGCGGCAATTATGCCAAGGGAAATCTTAAAAGAACTTGCGGAGCGCTTACCTAACGCACGTTTCTGGAATTTCTATGGACAAACAGAAGTTGCCCCACTCGCGACAGCGCTTCAACCTGAAGACCAATTGCGTAAGCTCGGTTCAGCAGGGGTTGCGACATTAAATGTACAGACGAAAATTGTGGATGATGAGGATATCGAGGTCTCCCGCGGTGAAATAGGTGAAATTGTTCATCGAACACCGCATGCGATGAAGGGATATTTGCATGACCCGGAGAAAACGGCTCAAGCCTTTAAAAATGGCTGGCTCCATAGCGGGGATTTAGGTGTGATGGATGACGAAGGCTATGTAACCATTGTTGACCGGAAGAAAGATATGATAAATACAGGTGGGGTAAATGTATCCAGCAGAGAGGTTGAGGAAGCAATTTATCAGCTGGATGGTGTGTCTGAAGTTGCGGTTGTCAGTATTCCGGATACGTACTGGGTTGAAGCGGTTACAGCGATTATTATTTTAAAAGAAGGGGCCACGCTGTCGGAAGACGAAGTGATTGATTTTTGTAAAGGAAAGTTATCGAAATTTAAGGTTCCAAAACGCGTGGATTTTACGGATGAGCTACCTAAGAATCCGAGTGGGAAGGTTATGAAGCGAGCATTGAGAGATCAGTACGGGGACCTTGGTGGAAAATAA